A portion of the Thermodesulfobacteriota bacterium genome contains these proteins:
- a CDS encoding zinc ABC transporter substrate-binding protein, which produces MTQNKHNRRRALLAIPLLVITLLALAVGCPDDLNAVDRIPVCVSIVPQAYFVQQIGMDMVNIQVMVPPGASPETYEPRPAQMKDLGDARLYFSLGVPFETVWLNKIVSMNPDIKIVRTDKGIQKRTMEAHACGESSRDLHHHHDSVSIPENSADPHIWLSPALVMSQAGMILRGLQEADPDRREAYEKNYRTFMLRLQDLDTLLKQLFADSRGSRFMVLHPAWGYFADDYGLIQIPVEVEGKAPKPAQLKQIIDFARQHSLNVMLVQPQSTANWVKQVADAIHGQVVYADPLAPDWEKNLTDVAAKIKTALR; this is translated from the coding sequence ATGACACAGAATAAACATAACAGAAGGAGGGCCCTGCTTGCCATTCCGCTGCTGGTAATCACACTCCTTGCTCTGGCGGTTGGCTGTCCTGATGATTTAAATGCCGTGGACAGGATTCCGGTGTGTGTCAGTATCGTGCCGCAAGCCTATTTCGTGCAACAGATTGGCATGGACATGGTGAACATTCAGGTGATGGTTCCGCCGGGCGCCAGTCCGGAAACCTATGAGCCCCGACCGGCTCAAATGAAAGACCTGGGTGACGCCCGACTGTACTTTTCCCTCGGGGTGCCGTTTGAAACGGTCTGGTTAAACAAGATAGTCTCAATGAATCCGGACATAAAAATTGTCAGAACGGATAAAGGAATCCAAAAAAGGACGATGGAAGCCCATGCCTGCGGCGAATCCTCCCGGGATCTCCATCACCATCATGATTCCGTCTCCATCCCGGAAAACAGTGCCGATCCCCACATCTGGCTTTCACCGGCGCTGGTTATGAGCCAGGCCGGAATGATTCTGCGCGGGCTGCAGGAGGCGGATCCGGACCGGCGGGAGGCCTATGAAAAAAACTACCGGACGTTTATGCTACGGCTGCAGGACCTGGATACCCTCCTGAAACAATTGTTTGCCGACAGCCGGGGGAGCCGCTTCATGGTGCTTCATCCGGCCTGGGGATACTTTGCCGATGACTATGGCCTGATTCAGATCCCGGTGGAAGTGGAAGGCAAAGCGCCCAAACCGGCGCAATTGAAACAAATCATCGATTTTGCCCGGCAGCACTCCCTGAACGTTATGCTGGTACAACCCCAGTCCACCGCGAACTGGGTCAAGCAGGTGGCCGATGCCATTCATGGACAAGTCGTCTACGCCGACCCGTTGGCACCGGACTGGGAAAAAAATCTGACGGACGTGGCCGCCAAAATTAAAACCGCCTTGAGATAA
- a CDS encoding ABC transporter ATP-binding protein has product MDPVIVDIQNVSFTYNGSPVIEDVCLTIREKDFVAITGPNGGGKTTLLKLMLGLLQPDQGTIRVLGGPPQQYSHHIGYVPQNVNINPDFPITVMDIVLMGKLAPRRKRFGTADRYRRDALDALEKMDMLTVADRRIGELSGGQRQRIFIARALVTNPRLLLLDEPTASIDSKGQSDFYRLLETLNRDIPVVVVSHDLLMITPYMKSVACVNRRLHYHQESEITGETIKNFCPCTVEDICPVGLVTPTRSCTSRRTNRKE; this is encoded by the coding sequence ATGGATCCCGTCATTGTTGATATTCAAAACGTTTCTTTTACGTATAATGGATCACCCGTGATCGAAGACGTCTGCCTGACGATCCGGGAGAAGGATTTTGTCGCCATAACCGGTCCCAATGGCGGCGGCAAGACGACCCTGTTAAAACTGATGCTGGGCCTGCTGCAGCCGGACCAGGGAACCATCCGTGTCCTTGGCGGCCCTCCGCAACAATACTCCCATCATATCGGCTATGTTCCCCAGAACGTGAATATCAACCCGGATTTCCCCATCACGGTGATGGATATCGTACTCATGGGGAAACTGGCTCCCCGGCGAAAACGATTCGGTACGGCCGACCGCTACCGGCGGGACGCCCTGGACGCTCTGGAGAAAATGGACATGCTTACCGTTGCCGACAGGCGCATCGGTGAGCTTTCCGGAGGACAGCGGCAGCGGATTTTTATCGCCCGCGCGCTGGTTACCAATCCCAGGCTGCTGCTTCTGGACGAACCGACCGCCAGCATTGATTCAAAAGGGCAGAGCGATTTTTACCGTCTGCTGGAAACACTAAACCGGGATATCCCGGTTGTCGTGGTCAGCCACGATCTGCTGATGATCACCCCCTATATGAAATCCGTTGCCTGCGTAAATCGACGTCTGCATTATCATCAGGAGTCGGAAATAACCGGTGAAACCATAAAAAACTTCTGCCCCTGCACGGTGGAGGATATTTGCCCGGTCGGTCTGGTCACCCCCACGCGATCCTGCACCTCCCGCCGAACCAATCGGAAAGAGTAG